A portion of the Candidatus Afararchaeum irisae genome contains these proteins:
- a CDS encoding HTH domain-containing protein, with protein sequence MSRGRDRELTKEEVLTLMKSGSRPVWTASQIAEHTGVSKTTAKNRLKELSKGEKIDSVKVSNATAYYVVGIETEPNQELSDEERARRLVKEYWEGRLVGGVKDMSCVYTHDGEKLTSGDKAYLVVYGGDFKMTHRLNVISYEEEDLDKVPPEGEFTDRQIKRNDLFGDISSAEVGIGDYKNASHALLTAELGSKFAVPLVEEKLGRFFSGILDFPKETKWKFKDEEKNVSYLTVAGTGAYLLRPWEDAVFLKNVEVIDMDLSDDSEDEEERISEIPDTEDIEEKMDIEDLLTQEEVENAEK encoded by the coding sequence GTGTCACGCGGAAGAGACAGGGAGTTGACGAAAGAGGAAGTCCTGACCCTCATGAAAAGCGGAAGCCGTCCGGTATGGACGGCGTCCCAGATAGCGGAGCATACAGGTGTTAGCAAGACTACGGCAAAGAACCGTCTTAAAGAGTTGTCTAAGGGGGAGAAGATAGACTCGGTAAAGGTCAGTAATGCCACAGCATACTATGTTGTAGGCATAGAGACAGAGCCCAACCAAGAGTTATCAGATGAAGAAAGAGCACGTAGATTAGTCAAGGAATACTGGGAAGGGCGTCTGGTCGGAGGAGTAAAAGATATGTCGTGTGTCTATACCCACGACGGAGAGAAACTGACCTCGGGCGATAAGGCATATCTCGTGGTTTATGGTGGAGATTTTAAAATGACACATCGGTTGAACGTCATATCATATGAGGAAGAAGACCTAGATAAAGTTCCTCCGGAAGGAGAGTTCACCGACAGGCAAATCAAAAGGAACGATCTATTTGGGGATATATCCAGTGCAGAGGTCGGTATAGGAGATTATAAAAACGCTTCTCACGCACTTCTAACCGCGGAGTTGGGTAGTAAATTCGCCGTACCTTTGGTTGAAGAAAAGCTTGGCAGATTCTTTTCAGGCATTTTGGATTTTCCGAAGGAGACAAAGTGGAAGTTCAAAGATGAAGAGAAGAATGTATCCTATCTCACTGTAGCGGGTACCGGAGCATACCTACTTCGACCGTGGGAGGATGCTGTTTTCCTAAAGAACGTAGAAGTGATAGATATGGATCTATCTGACGACTCAGAAGACGAAGAAGAGAGAATTTCCGAAATCCCGGACACAGAGGACATAGAGGAAAAGATGGACATCGAGGATCTTTTGACTCAAGAGGAAGTCGAGAACGCCGAGAAGTGA